In Campylobacter sp. RM16189, a genomic segment contains:
- the yedE gene encoding YedE family putative selenium transporter: MNFSNYKWFIAAGGALGLLGAILVYLGNPGNMGVCAACFLRDTTGALGFHRAAVVQYVRPEIIGLIIGGFIASMFWTKEFVATTGSSPFTRFFLGAFAMIGCLVFLGCPWRAFLRLGGGDMTAIAGFVGLAAGVGIGIFFKKRGYALTEGDRLPAAMGFLPTIIGVIMLLALVLGLKLGDNAPLFESAKGPGSQHAPIIASLVLSIIIGALMHKSKFCSVGAFSRLFHKDFSMFSGIISIIVFATIANVALGQYKFGFEAQPIAHNNYVWNFLGMVLAGLCFSLSEGCPGKHLVQMGVGNLSSVIFVIGMMAGAAVAHNFLLASSPSGITAAAPWAVAIGFIFAVYVGFFHKKIA; this comes from the coding sequence ATGAATTTTTCAAACTATAAGTGGTTTATCGCTGCCGGCGGTGCTTTGGGCCTACTTGGCGCGATTTTAGTATATCTTGGCAACCCTGGAAATATGGGTGTATGCGCCGCTTGCTTTTTGCGTGATACAACTGGTGCGCTCGGATTTCACAGGGCTGCTGTTGTGCAATATGTAAGACCTGAGATTATAGGTCTAATAATAGGTGGATTTATTGCCAGTATGTTTTGGACTAAGGAATTTGTCGCAACTACGGGCTCGTCACCATTTACTCGCTTTTTCTTGGGTGCTTTTGCGATGATAGGATGTCTTGTATTTTTAGGATGTCCTTGGAGAGCTTTTTTGCGTTTAGGTGGCGGTGATATGACTGCAATAGCTGGATTTGTAGGGCTTGCTGCTGGAGTTGGCATAGGAATATTCTTTAAAAAACGCGGATATGCACTTACGGAAGGCGACAGGCTTCCTGCGGCTATGGGATTTTTGCCTACTATTATAGGAGTGATTATGCTTTTGGCTTTAGTTCTTGGGCTAAAGCTAGGTGATAATGCGCCTTTATTTGAGTCGGCTAAAGGTCCTGGATCTCAGCATGCTCCTATAATTGCCTCGCTTGTTTTAAGTATTATAATTGGTGCTTTGATGCATAAGAGTAAATTTTGTAGTGTTGGAGCATTTAGTAGGTTATTTCACAAAGACTTTTCGATGTTTAGCGGAATTATCAGCATAATAGTATTTGCAACTATCGCAAATGTAGCTCTTGGGCAGTATAAATTTGGCTTTGAGGCTCAGCCTATAGCGCATAATAATTATGTATGGAATTTTTTAGGTATGGTTCTTGCCGGGCTTTGCTTTAGTTTAAGCGAAGGATGTCCTGGTAAACACTTAGTTCAAATGGGTGTAGGAAATTTAAGCTCTGTTATTTTTGTTATAGGTATGATGGCTGGTGCGGCGGTGGCACATAACTTTTTATTAGCGAGCTCTCCAAGTGGAATAACTGCGGCAGCACCTTGGGCGGTAGCGATAGGATTTATATTCGCTGTGTATGTTGGATTTTTCCATAAGAAAATTGCCTAA
- a CDS encoding molybdenum cofactor biosynthesis protein MoaE, with translation MEIYEGNLEVEKITNAWYNEFKDKNCGAFITFVGIVREEGGISALSFDIYEPILAKWLKGWEEKAAKENAHVLFAHSKGDVAVHTSSYVAGVVSPQRKVALKLINEFVEDFKANAPIWKYDVIDGKRIYAKERSQAIKGAGLLA, from the coding sequence ATGGAAATTTACGAAGGAAACTTAGAGGTCGAAAAGATCACAAACGCTTGGTATAACGAGTTTAAAGATAAAAATTGCGGTGCGTTTATCACATTTGTGGGCATCGTGCGCGAAGAAGGCGGCATAAGTGCGCTTAGCTTTGATATATATGAGCCGATTTTAGCAAAATGGCTAAAAGGCTGGGAAGAAAAAGCGGCAAAAGAAAATGCTCACGTCCTCTTTGCTCACTCAAAAGGCGATGTGGCTGTGCATACAAGCTCATATGTCGCAGGAGTTGTAAGCCCTCAAAGAAAGGTTGCACTAAAGCTAATCAACGAATTTGTCGAGGACTTTAAAGCAAATGCGCCTATCTGGAAATACGATGTGATAGACGGCAAACGAATTTACGCCAAAGAACGAAGCCAAGCGATAAAAGGCGCCGGGCTTTTAGCATAA
- a CDS encoding MoaD/ThiS family protein, with protein MVEIEFLGPIKLDNIKLEASNLSEVKEKLNKYTNFELNEWLKICAVAVNDEIVSSLETPLKDGDRISILPPVCGG; from the coding sequence ATGGTAGAAATTGAGTTTTTAGGACCTATAAAGCTTGATAATATAAAGCTTGAAGCCTCAAATTTATCTGAAGTTAAAGAAAAGCTAAATAAATATACAAATTTTGAATTAAACGAGTGGCTTAAAATTTGTGCTGTAGCTGTAAATGACGAGATAGTTAGCTCTCTTGAGACCCCTCTTAAAGACGGCGATAGAATTTCTATTTTACCACCAGTTTGTGGAGGTTAA
- the nspC gene encoding carboxynorspermidine decarboxylase has product MNEIINSIKTPAYVCEEALLRKNLTILKRVKDESGAKILVALKGFAFSGAMDIVSEYLDGATCSGLWEAKFAKDYIKGEIHTYSPAFKDEDIDEILDISKHVVFNSFNQWQKFKDKALSKGIICGLRVNPESSASPTDMYNPCAKFSRLGITRANFKPELLEGITGLHFHALCEESAESLETVLMAFEEKFGEFIPKMKWINFGGGHHITRKDYNVDLLIKLVKNFRQKYGVEVYLEPGEAVGWQCGFLISSVLDIVENEKNIAILDTSAEAHMPDTILMPYRPAVRGESKNGKFSYRFGGNTCLAGDIVGIDAGNAEYKFDSELKIGDRVIFEDQIHYTIVKNTTFNGIKLPDLLLLKENGEIKTIRKFGYEQYKDRN; this is encoded by the coding sequence ATGAACGAAATAATAAATAGCATAAAGACACCTGCTTATGTCTGTGAAGAGGCGCTTTTACGTAAAAATTTGACAATTTTAAAAAGAGTAAAAGATGAAAGCGGGGCTAAAATTTTAGTAGCACTTAAAGGATTTGCTTTTAGCGGAGCTATGGATATAGTGAGTGAGTATCTTGACGGAGCGACTTGTAGCGGACTTTGGGAGGCAAAATTTGCAAAAGATTATATAAAAGGTGAAATCCATACATATTCGCCTGCTTTTAAAGATGAGGATATCGATGAAATTTTAGATATTTCAAAACATGTGGTCTTTAATAGCTTTAATCAGTGGCAAAAATTTAAAGATAAAGCTCTATCAAAAGGCATAATTTGTGGACTTCGTGTAAATCCTGAAAGTTCAGCTTCGCCAACTGATATGTATAACCCATGTGCTAAGTTTAGTCGCCTTGGCATTACAAGAGCAAATTTTAAGCCTGAACTTCTTGAAGGTATAACAGGGCTTCATTTTCACGCACTTTGCGAAGAGAGTGCCGAGAGCCTAGAGACCGTACTTATGGCGTTTGAAGAGAAATTTGGCGAGTTTATACCTAAGATGAAGTGGATAAATTTCGGCGGCGGACACCATATCACTAGAAAAGACTATAACGTTGATCTGCTTATAAAGCTGGTTAAAAATTTCCGCCAAAAATACGGCGTAGAAGTATATCTAGAGCCTGGAGAGGCGGTTGGCTGGCAGTGCGGATTTTTGATATCAAGCGTGCTAGATATCGTTGAAAACGAGAAAAATATCGCCATCTTAGACACATCAGCTGAAGCGCATATGCCTGATACCATACTAATGCCTTATCGTCCTGCGGTGCGCGGCGAGAGTAAAAACGGCAAATTTAGCTATCGCTTTGGCGGCAATACCTGTCTTGCAGGCGATATTGTCGGAATTGACGCCGGCAATGCCGAATATAAATTTGATAGCGAGCTAAAGATCGGCGATAGAGTGATATTTGAAGATCAGATCCACTACACTATCGTAAAAAACACGACTTTTAACGGAATCAAGCTGCCTGATCTGCTACTTCTTAAAGAAAACGGCGAAATAAAAACAATTAGAAAATTTGGATACGAGCAATATAAGGATAGGAATTAA
- a CDS encoding DUF2920 family protein, with protein MIVNKSYEIASCDDVELNIKRDSLLEFRISYDNECEIETVLFVVSGLGGDADSSYKQHLAEFAVKEFGVAVVIVNYHCIGNRPQVGSVFCMDRIDQYYLAAKCQEIGIPLSGDLSSLESYQMTQSILLGLNQTLSDKKAKGELPDDYLMELSVTIQPTKNEYQNFGIMQAQDLINTLLFIKNSPPFKVFGTNTDNLNIIMLGSSHGGYLAHMAAKIAPWLIDGVIDNSCYANNPFSFIGFGKEVDYKKYYGFSTTLFFNNINIFCSDKTYWTLNQNSPNYFSEAREEIRYLLNLDHLKIQSGYPKPIYVSYHSVKDTSIAPASDKAELYKILREFGFDATLNMIKDESEIDGKFIKNLEHGMNMSIKSLIKKELSKMIKKLKKVKKEPWNQKSISYKSVDLIYKFYEMDDKINLAISKTKQ; from the coding sequence ATGATAGTTAATAAGAGCTATGAAATTGCTTCATGTGATGATGTAGAGCTTAATATCAAGCGAGATTCACTTTTGGAATTTCGTATAAGTTATGATAACGAGTGCGAGATAGAAACTGTGCTATTTGTAGTGTCAGGACTTGGCGGCGATGCAGATTCATCTTACAAACAGCATCTGGCCGAGTTTGCTGTAAAGGAATTTGGTGTGGCTGTTGTAATTGTGAATTATCATTGTATCGGAAATAGACCTCAAGTCGGTTCTGTATTTTGTATGGATAGAATTGATCAGTACTATTTAGCTGCCAAATGCCAAGAGATAGGTATTCCTTTAAGTGGAGATCTAAGCTCTTTAGAGAGTTATCAAATGACACAAAGTATTTTGCTTGGTCTTAATCAAACACTATCTGACAAAAAAGCCAAAGGAGAACTTCCTGATGATTATTTAATGGAACTTTCCGTAACTATTCAGCCAACTAAAAATGAATATCAAAATTTTGGTATTATGCAAGCTCAAGATCTCATAAACACACTGCTTTTTATTAAAAATTCTCCGCCATTTAAAGTTTTTGGAACAAATACGGATAATCTTAATATTATTATGCTGGGTAGCTCACATGGTGGATATTTGGCTCACATGGCTGCAAAAATTGCCCCATGGTTAATTGACGGAGTGATAGATAATAGTTGTTATGCAAACAATCCTTTTTCTTTTATAGGATTTGGCAAAGAGGTTGACTATAAAAAATATTATGGCTTTTCAACTACACTATTTTTTAATAATATTAATATCTTTTGCTCTGATAAGACTTATTGGACATTAAATCAAAATTCGCCAAACTATTTCTCTGAAGCAAGGGAGGAGATACGTTATTTGTTAAATTTGGATCACTTAAAAATACAAAGTGGGTATCCAAAGCCAATTTACGTCAGTTATCACTCCGTAAAAGATACTAGTATTGCTCCAGCAAGCGACAAGGCGGAGCTTTATAAAATACTTCGAGAGTTTGGATTCGATGCTACTTTAAATATGATAAAAGATGAGAGTGAAATAGACGGTAAATTTATTAAAAATTTAGAACATGGCATGAATATGTCTATAAAAAGCCTTATTAAAAAAGAGCTATCAAAAATGATTAAAAAGCTAAAAAAAGTAAAAAAAGAGCCTTGGAACCAAAAAAGCATAAGTTATAAAAGTGTTGATTTGATATATAAATTTTATGAGATGGATGATAAGATAAATTTGGCAATTTCTAAAACAAAACAATAA
- a CDS encoding molecular chaperone TorD family protein — protein sequence MASMREIAAARALYYSLFSRLFVFSIKEDRFDGVSKMLSLMTTANFDENSAAAIMRLSSNFDEKNPQNIIDEYDNIFHAPPKPLRNSLSYYDEGFEIGNVCAKIRKILAHTDIRRDEKNFKENEDSVGFVFTLMSEFVNRAARGESEYEELAEKLFKEIINPYIDQFCEKLFMHEEAKIYKDVATLLQSFIEFERVCYELSKPPVRDESSKKSYDNISRSEMIRREKNRVRKMTAKNFEGEE from the coding sequence ATGGCAAGTATGAGGGAAATAGCAGCTGCTAGAGCGCTTTACTATTCGCTTTTTTCAAGACTTTTTGTCTTTAGTATTAAAGAGGATAGATTTGATGGCGTTTCAAAAATGCTATCTTTAATGACTACTGCTAACTTTGATGAAAATTCTGCCGCTGCCATAATGAGGCTTAGCTCAAATTTTGATGAGAAAAATCCGCAAAATATAATAGATGAATACGATAATATATTTCACGCCCCTCCAAAACCGCTTAGAAACAGCTTGTCCTATTACGATGAGGGTTTTGAGATAGGAAATGTATGCGCAAAGATAAGGAAGATATTGGCACATACTGATATTAGGCGGGATGAGAAAAATTTCAAAGAGAATGAAGATAGTGTCGGATTTGTTTTTACTCTTATGAGCGAATTTGTAAATAGAGCTGCCAGAGGAGAAAGTGAGTATGAAGAGCTTGCCGAGAAGCTATTTAAAGAGATTATAAATCCATACATAGATCAATTTTGTGAAAAATTATTTATGCACGAAGAGGCTAAAATTTATAAAGATGTAGCAACGCTTCTTCAAAGTTTTATAGAGTTTGAAAGAGTGTGCTATGAGTTATCAAAACCTCCGGTTCGTGACGAGTCAAGCAAGAAATCTTATGACAATATATCTCGTTCGGAGATGATTAGAAGAGAGAAAAATAGAGTTAGAAAAATGACAGCTAAAAATTTTGAGGGAGAGGAATAA
- a CDS encoding twin-arginine translocation signal domain-containing protein, producing the protein MEKTRREFLKKLGFAGSAAAVAATAAYSAGSNLKSGKSKKNEVLYTRSKTWEFYYQQAK; encoded by the coding sequence ATGGAAAAAACAAGACGTGAATTTCTCAAAAAACTTGGTTTTGCCGGAAGTGCAGCAGCTGTAGCTGCAACTGCTGCATATTCTGCGGGATCAAATTTAAAAAGTGGGAAAAGTAAGAAAAATGAGGTGCTTTATACAAGAAGCAAAACATGGGAATTTTACTATCAACAAGCAAAGTAA
- a CDS encoding formate dehydrogenase subunit alpha produces the protein MSQANIGIAPSKIGRRSFLKMASLATAIGSVSGLAASGVTREASSEEKKNPFPNSRIVKSICTACSVGCGVIAEVENGVWVRQEVAQDHPVSAGGHCCKGSDMIDMIRSHCRLKYPMVKENGKWKRISYTEAFDRIGAQLKKYREENPEQVMFLGSAKVSNEQSYYISKFAAMFGTNNLDHQARIUHSATVAGVANTWGYGAMTNHLGDIQNAKSIFIIGANPAVNHPVGFRHFLKAKENNGAKLIVVDPRYTRTAAKADYFAQIRPGTDIPFMYGMMNLIFENGWEDKKFIEDRTYGIDLIREEAKKWTPEVVEDVTGVKASILKEITEVFVKNKPGSVVWAMGLTQHTIGSSNTRIAPILQLILGNMGVSGGGCNILRGHDNVQGASDMANAPDSLPGYYSKNEGSWKYFAKMWKVDYEWLQGNFVKPEWMFKPGFTLARWWAGPLDGKNGNDPIDNAGASLKALFVIGNGITSTAQQAKVQEGLDNLELLILADPFVNEAGIVTNKKDNIFLLPSATQFETSGTVVATNRSGQWRSQAIEPMYESKPDQEILFELAKRIGFYDELTRTIRDENGKIEWPEAATREISSIVKSIGLTGWTPERLKRHQENWDKFDEQTLIGKPGTAVEGEYYGLPWPCWTAKHPGSPNLYDINKPVMQGGMGFRNRFGLEHNGVNQLAGEGSAPVDSVVKGGYPQITKENIEKVLGITLTEEEKAKMGASWATDSSGIIAEKCMEKGIAPYGNARARAIVWTFADQIPQHREPIHSPRTDLAKKYPSFKDKPNHYRVFTKYESLQQSTDFAKEFPVNLVTGRLVNLNGAGMENRASKYLARLTPEMFADVHPDLAAKYQLKNGDMIWIYSPEGTRIKVKTRIVHSVAPDMVFLPFHFAGVMQGVDLTGNFPDGTKPFASGESANTVTNYGYDIVTQIPETKGGLCRIEKA, from the coding sequence ATGTCGCAAGCTAATATAGGTATTGCGCCAAGCAAAATCGGTCGTAGATCGTTTTTGAAGATGGCATCGCTTGCTACTGCCATAGGCTCTGTTAGCGGACTTGCCGCAAGCGGAGTTACAAGAGAGGCTAGTAGTGAAGAGAAAAAGAATCCATTTCCAAATTCTCGAATCGTAAAGAGCATCTGTACAGCATGTTCTGTTGGGTGTGGAGTTATTGCAGAGGTTGAAAATGGTGTTTGGGTTCGTCAAGAGGTTGCCCAAGACCACCCTGTAAGTGCAGGTGGTCATTGCTGTAAGGGCAGCGATATGATCGATATGATTCGCTCTCATTGTCGCTTAAAATACCCTATGGTTAAAGAAAATGGCAAGTGGAAACGCATAAGTTATACTGAAGCGTTTGACAGAATAGGCGCTCAGCTTAAAAAATATAGAGAGGAAAATCCAGAACAAGTTATGTTCCTAGGTTCTGCCAAAGTTAGCAACGAACAAAGCTACTATATAAGCAAATTCGCTGCTATGTTTGGAACGAACAACCTAGATCATCAAGCTAGAATTTGACATAGTGCAACAGTCGCCGGTGTGGCGAATACTTGGGGTTACGGCGCTATGACAAACCACCTTGGAGATATCCAAAACGCAAAATCTATATTTATAATAGGCGCAAATCCGGCGGTTAATCACCCTGTTGGATTTAGACACTTCTTAAAAGCTAAGGAAAATAACGGCGCTAAGCTTATCGTGGTTGATCCAAGATATACGAGAACTGCGGCTAAGGCTGATTATTTCGCTCAAATTCGTCCAGGAACGGATATTCCTTTTATGTACGGAATGATGAATTTGATCTTTGAAAACGGCTGGGAAGATAAAAAATTCATAGAAGATAGAACTTACGGTATAGACTTAATCCGCGAAGAGGCTAAAAAATGGACTCCTGAAGTGGTCGAGGATGTAACGGGCGTAAAAGCTAGCATTCTTAAAGAGATAACCGAAGTTTTCGTTAAAAACAAACCGGGCTCGGTTGTATGGGCTATGGGTCTAACTCAGCACACCATAGGAAGCTCAAACACCCGTATAGCTCCTATCCTTCAGCTAATACTAGGCAACATGGGCGTAAGCGGCGGCGGATGTAACATCCTTCGCGGACACGATAACGTTCAAGGCGCAAGCGATATGGCAAACGCTCCTGACAGCTTGCCCGGATACTACTCCAAAAACGAAGGCTCTTGGAAGTATTTTGCTAAGATGTGGAAGGTTGATTACGAGTGGTTACAAGGAAATTTCGTTAAGCCTGAATGGATGTTTAAGCCGGGCTTTACTCTTGCTAGATGGTGGGCGGGACCGCTTGACGGAAAGAACGGAAACGATCCTATAGATAACGCAGGAGCAAGCCTAAAAGCTCTATTTGTCATAGGAAACGGTATAACATCTACCGCTCAACAAGCAAAGGTTCAAGAGGGTCTTGATAATCTTGAGCTTCTTATATTAGCCGATCCTTTCGTAAACGAAGCGGGTATTGTTACAAATAAAAAGGATAATATATTCTTGCTTCCTTCTGCCACTCAGTTTGAGACAAGCGGAACGGTTGTAGCCACAAACCGCTCTGGGCAGTGGAGATCTCAGGCTATCGAGCCAATGTATGAGAGCAAACCTGATCAAGAAATTTTGTTTGAACTTGCTAAACGTATAGGATTTTATGACGAACTAACCAGAACTATTCGTGATGAAAACGGCAAGATCGAGTGGCCGGAAGCCGCTACTAGAGAAATTTCAAGCATAGTAAAGAGTATAGGTCTTACGGGATGGACTCCAGAGAGATTAAAGAGACATCAGGAAAATTGGGATAAATTTGACGAGCAAACTCTTATTGGTAAGCCTGGAACTGCAGTTGAGGGTGAATATTATGGACTACCTTGGCCTTGCTGGACGGCCAAACATCCTGGAAGCCCTAATTTATATGATATAAATAAACCTGTTATGCAAGGTGGTATGGGCTTTAGAAATCGCTTCGGTTTAGAGCATAATGGAGTAAACCAGCTAGCAGGCGAGGGTAGTGCGCCGGTTGATTCTGTGGTTAAGGGCGGATATCCTCAAATCACAAAAGAAAACATCGAAAAAGTTTTAGGCATAACTTTAACAGAAGAAGAGAAAGCCAAAATGGGTGCAAGCTGGGCTACCGATAGTAGCGGTATAATAGCCGAAAAATGTATGGAAAAAGGCATAGCTCCTTACGGAAATGCAAGAGCAAGGGCGATAGTATGGACGTTTGCAGATCAAATTCCTCAACACCGCGAGCCAATACATTCGCCAAGAACAGATCTTGCCAAGAAGTACCCAAGCTTTAAAGATAAACCAAATCACTACCGCGTATTTACAAAATACGAGAGCTTGCAGCAAAGCACAGATTTTGCTAAAGAGTTCCCTGTAAATTTGGTTACTGGACGTTTAGTAAATCTAAATGGAGCTGGCATGGAAAATAGAGCGAGCAAATATCTAGCGCGCTTAACTCCTGAGATGTTTGCCGACGTGCACCCTGATTTGGCGGCTAAATATCAGCTTAAAAACGGCGATATGATATGGATTTACTCTCCTGAGGGAACAAGGATAAAAGTAAAAACAAGGATAGTTCATTCTGTAGCTCCTGATATGGTATTTTTACCGTTTCACTTTGCAGGCGTTATGCAGGGCGTTGATTTGACTGGAAATTTCCCGGACGGAACTAAACCTTTCGCATCCGGAGAAAGTGCAAATACGGTTACTAACTATGGCTATGATATAGTAACTCAAATTCCAGAAACAAAAGGCGGTCTATGCCGCATAGAAAAGGCGTAA
- the fdh3B gene encoding formate dehydrogenase FDH3 subunit beta — MSDLTRLKFYCDDDRCIDCNGCAVACDEAHELPIGVRRRRVITLNEGIQGKEISTSIACMHCEDAPCSLVCPVNCFYIRNDGIVLHDKEICIGCGYCLYACPFGAPQFPKSGVFGVKGSMDKCTMCAGGPEATNSEHEFEEYGQNRISEGKVPVCAAMCSTKALLVGESAIIAQIYQDRVNARGYGIKDIKQSPTWKIAYYTKDRL; from the coding sequence ATGAGCGATTTAACTAGATTAAAATTTTATTGCGATGATGATAGATGTATTGATTGCAACGGATGCGCAGTGGCTTGTGACGAGGCTCATGAGCTACCTATAGGCGTTAGAAGGCGCAGAGTTATCACATTAAATGAGGGAATTCAGGGCAAAGAAATTTCTACGTCTATTGCTTGTATGCACTGCGAAGATGCTCCATGCTCGCTTGTATGTCCTGTGAACTGTTTTTATATCAGAAATGACGGAATCGTCCTTCACGATAAAGAAATTTGCATAGGTTGCGGATACTGCTTGTATGCTTGTCCTTTCGGTGCTCCACAATTTCCAAAGAGTGGTGTATTTGGAGTTAAAGGTTCTATGGACAAATGCACTATGTGTGCAGGCGGTCCTGAGGCCACAAATAGCGAACATGAATTTGAAGAGTATGGTCAAAACAGAATTTCTGAAGGCAAAGTGCCGGTATGTGCGGCAATGTGTTCAACAAAAGCTTTACTTGTGGGGGAATCTGCTATAATTGCACAAATCTATCAAGACAGGGTAAACGCTAGAGGTTATGGTATAAAAGATATCAAGCAGAGCCCAACTTGGAAGATAGCCTATTACACAAAGGATAGATTATGA
- a CDS encoding formate dehydrogenase subunit gamma: protein MRKILSLFAFVISAFALNLPDGTNQYESNVWAAGRVENIKPYEDGFGPLFTFIQGNDYFAFGVVAIIAAVVFAFVLHFLIIGPKHFSHDGKKIYAFGVIERVSHALAAVSWVILVPTGIIMMWGDLFGGGAFVRVCKNLHGIATIIFAVSVPPMMIYWTKRMLPAIYDIKWMMIVGGYLSKVKRPVPAGKFNAGQKAWYWIAIPGGLVMIATGAAMYFLDFSTPNVAGWLGMSQIEVLRLSAIIHNILGIVCATFFFVHIYMAAIAIHGAIWSMVTGYKEEEEVAILHSYWYKELQSKGQI, encoded by the coding sequence ATGAGAAAAATATTATCTCTTTTTGCGTTTGTTATAAGCGCTTTTGCTCTAAATTTACCTGACGGCACAAATCAATACGAAAGTAATGTTTGGGCTGCAGGAAGAGTAGAGAACATAAAGCCTTATGAAGATGGCTTTGGGCCACTCTTTACATTTATTCAAGGTAATGACTACTTTGCGTTTGGCGTTGTTGCAATAATTGCTGCCGTTGTATTTGCCTTTGTTTTGCACTTTTTGATCATAGGTCCAAAACACTTTAGTCACGATGGCAAGAAAATTTATGCCTTCGGAGTGATTGAGCGTGTGTCTCATGCTCTTGCAGCGGTATCTTGGGTAATTCTTGTTCCAACCGGTATAATTATGATGTGGGGCGATCTATTTGGTGGCGGAGCTTTTGTTAGAGTCTGTAAAAATTTACACGGCATAGCTACGATCATCTTTGCGGTCTCTGTGCCTCCGATGATGATTTACTGGACAAAGAGAATGCTTCCTGCGATCTATGACATCAAATGGATGATGATAGTGGGCGGCTATCTTTCAAAGGTTAAGCGACCTGTACCTGCGGGCAAATTTAACGCAGGACAAAAGGCGTGGTACTGGATAGCTATTCCTGGCGGTCTTGTCATGATAGCAACGGGAGCTGCGATGTATTTCCTAGACTTCTCAACTCCAAACGTTGCAGGCTGGCTTGGCATGAGCCAGATAGAGGTTCTTAGACTTTCAGCTATCATCCACAACATCCTAGGTATCGTGTGCGCTACTTTCTTCTTTGTGCATATCTACATGGCGGCAATCGCTATTCACGGAGCGATCTGGTCGATGGTTACAGGATATAAAGAGGAAGAAGAGGTGGCTATACTTCATAGCTATTGGTATAAAGAGCTTCAAAGCAAGGGTCAAATTTAA
- the fdhD gene encoding formate dehydrogenase accessory sulfurtransferase FdhD — MQPIYTTQITKFKGDTQFLKDDILVREIKLEIQINDRRFGAMMATPVDQETLAVGYLISENIIAKASDISDVKLDDDGLSVKITAKVNEGSMKRFDEEAIIISGCGRGQTANIDPEAMSARVVKADIKFKKDEILKQMRQFYTQCELYEMTGCVHTAKLYVDENTFFIGEDIAQHNTIDKAVGKACLAGVDLSKTFLMVSGRLSSEMVAKAVMHGVPALVSRTAPTSLGVLIARKFNLTLCGFARGENMNVYSGLERIIG, encoded by the coding sequence ATGCAGCCGATTTATACTACGCAGATCACCAAATTTAAAGGCGATACGCAATTTTTAAAAGATGATATCTTGGTTCGTGAGATCAAGCTTGAAATTCAGATCAACGACAGGCGATTTGGCGCGATGATGGCAACGCCTGTAGATCAAGAAACACTTGCCGTGGGCTATCTCATAAGCGAAAATATCATAGCTAAAGCAAGCGATATAAGCGATGTGAAGCTTGATGATGACGGACTTAGCGTAAAGATAACCGCAAAGGTAAATGAAGGCAGTATGAAGCGCTTTGACGAAGAGGCTATCATCATAAGCGGATGCGGCAGAGGCCAAACCGCTAACATCGATCCTGAGGCTATGTCTGCTAGGGTTGTAAAGGCTGATATCAAATTTAAAAAAGATGAAATTTTAAAGCAGATGAGGCAGTTTTACACTCAGTGTGAGCTTTACGAGATGACAGGCTGTGTGCATACGGCAAAGCTTTATGTCGATGAAAATACATTTTTTATCGGCGAGGATATCGCTCAGCACAACACTATCGATAAGGCTGTAGGCAAGGCTTGCTTAGCAGGAGTTGATCTAAGTAAGACATTTTTAATGGTTAGCGGAAGACTAAGCTCGGAGATGGTGGCAAAGGCTGTTATGCACGGTGTGCCAGCACTTGTTTCGCGCACGGCTCCCACTAGCCTTGGAGTGCTGATAGCGCGTAAGTTTAACCTTACTCTTTGCGGATTTGCAAGGGGTGAAAATATGAACGTTTATAGCGGACTTGAGAGGATTATAGGATGA